One window of the Shimwellia blattae DSM 4481 = NBRC 105725 genome contains the following:
- a CDS encoding response regulator transcription factor, whose protein sequence is MQRSPLYLVDDDASVLDALCFMLEGEGYQPLCFSGAEEFLLFMKQHPPLMANDGCLVLDWRMPEMSGQELQIILNQANSPLAVIFLTAHGDVPMAVESLKRGAVDFLQKPVDSTSLLQAIKLGQERSLSELLLRKQLQAYEKLTCRERDILRLLFTGKTNNQVAEQCHIAVRTVEVHRANIMQHLEVSSTAEMIRHYAAIEHYLYLAAPAPVRIRRKKISGK, encoded by the coding sequence ATGCAGCGTAGTCCCTTATATCTGGTTGATGACGATGCAAGCGTGTTGGATGCATTGTGTTTTATGTTGGAGGGAGAAGGGTATCAGCCACTTTGTTTTTCTGGTGCAGAGGAATTTTTGTTATTTATGAAGCAACACCCGCCACTGATGGCTAATGATGGCTGTCTGGTGCTGGACTGGCGTATGCCTGAAATGAGTGGACAGGAATTACAAATTATATTGAATCAGGCTAACAGCCCTCTGGCGGTTATATTTCTTACTGCTCATGGTGATGTTCCTATGGCTGTAGAATCTCTCAAGCGTGGCGCTGTAGATTTTTTGCAAAAACCCGTTGATAGCACCTCGCTGCTACAGGCTATAAAACTTGGACAGGAGAGGTCACTAAGTGAGTTATTGCTGAGAAAGCAGTTGCAGGCTTATGAGAAGCTAACTTGTAGAGAGAGGGATATATTACGGCTATTATTTACAGGTAAAACAAATAACCAGGTTGCTGAACAGTGTCATATTGCTGTAAGAACGGTAGAAGTCCATCGTGCTAATATTATGCAACACCTGGAGGTTAGTTCGACGGCAGAGATGATTCGGCACTATGCCGCTATTGAACATTACCTTTACCTGGCTGCCCCTGCACCAGTACGTATCCGGCGTAAAAAAATATCAGGGAAATAG
- the mazG gene encoding nucleoside triphosphate pyrophosphohydrolase codes for MNQTDRLLGIMRRLRDPQTGCPWDKEQTYHSIAPYTLEETYEVLDAIAREDFDDLRAELGDLLFQVVFYARMAEEDGRFNFDDICATISDKLERRHPHVFGGEAARDSDTVLARWESIKTGERAEKAQYSALDDIPLTLPALMRAWKIQKRVAAVGFDWDSLGPVLEKVHEEIDEVMHEAQQAVVDPAKLEEEIGDLLFATVNLSRHLGCKAETALQKANLKFERRFREVERIIARQGLTMPQATLEQMENAWQQVKRQEHDI; via the coding sequence ATGAATCAGACTGACCGACTGCTTGGCATTATGCGCCGCCTGCGCGATCCGCAAACCGGCTGCCCGTGGGACAAAGAACAGACCTACCACTCTATTGCCCCCTATACACTGGAAGAGACTTACGAAGTGCTGGATGCCATCGCCCGGGAGGATTTTGACGACCTGCGCGCGGAACTGGGCGATCTGCTGTTTCAGGTGGTTTTTTATGCCCGGATGGCCGAAGAGGACGGGCGTTTTAATTTTGACGATATCTGCGCGACCATCAGCGATAAGCTGGAGCGCCGCCACCCCCATGTCTTTGGCGGGGAGGCAGCCCGGGACAGCGACACGGTGCTGGCCCGCTGGGAGAGCATTAAAACCGGCGAACGGGCGGAAAAGGCCCAGTATTCCGCGCTGGATGATATTCCGCTCACCTTACCGGCCCTGATGCGCGCCTGGAAGATCCAGAAACGCGTGGCGGCCGTGGGGTTTGACTGGGACTCTCTGGGCCCGGTACTGGAAAAAGTGCACGAAGAAATTGACGAAGTGATGCACGAGGCGCAACAGGCGGTAGTCGATCCTGCAAAGCTCGAAGAAGAGATTGGCGATCTGCTGTTTGCCACGGTGAATTTGTCGCGCCATCTGGGCTGTAAAGCGGAAACGGCACTGCAAAAAGCGAACCTTAAATTCGAGCGGCGTTTTCGCGAGGTGGAGCGCATTATCGCCCGCCAGGGGCTGACAATGCCGCAAGCGACCCTGGAACAGATGGAAAATGCCTGGCAGCAGGTTAAACGCCAGGAACATGATATTTAA
- the pyrG gene encoding glutamine hydrolyzing CTP synthase, translating to MTTNYIFVTGGVVSSLGKGIAAASLAAILEARGLNVTMMKLDPYINVDPGTMSPIQHGEVFVTEDGAETDLDLGHYERFIRTRMTRRNNFTTGRIYSDVLRKERRGDYLGATVQVIPHITNAIKERVIAGGEGHDVVLVEIGGTVGDIESLPFLEAIRQLAVEVGREHTMFMHLTLVPYLAASGEVKTKPTQHSVKELLSIGIQPDILICRSDRAVPANERAKIALFCNVPEKAVISMKDVDSIYKIPALLKSQGLDDYICKRFSIDCPEADLSEWEQVIYEEANPAGEVTIGMVGKYIELPDAYKSVIEALKHAGLKNRVTVNIKLIDSQDVETRGVEILKGLDAILIPGGFGYRGVEGKIATARYARENNIPYLGICLGMQVALIEFARNVVGMENANSTEFVPDCKYPVVALITEWRDEEGNVETRSEKSDLGGTMRLGAQQCQLSDDSLVRKMYNAPVITERHRHRYEVNNMLLKPIEAAGLRVAGRSGDDQLVEIIEVPNHPWFVACQFHPEFTSTPRDGHPLFSGFVKAASEYQKRQAK from the coding sequence ATGACAACGAACTATATTTTTGTGACCGGCGGGGTCGTTTCCTCTCTGGGTAAAGGCATTGCCGCAGCCTCCCTCGCAGCTATTCTCGAAGCCCGTGGCCTCAACGTAACTATGATGAAACTGGATCCGTATATTAACGTCGATCCAGGCACCATGAGCCCTATTCAACATGGGGAAGTGTTCGTTACTGAAGACGGCGCTGAAACCGACCTGGACCTGGGTCACTACGAGCGTTTTATCCGCACCCGGATGACGCGTCGTAACAACTTTACCACTGGCCGTATTTACTCTGATGTTCTGCGTAAAGAGCGTCGTGGTGACTACCTGGGCGCCACGGTACAGGTTATTCCGCATATCACTAACGCCATCAAAGAGCGCGTTATTGCCGGTGGCGAAGGCCACGACGTGGTGCTGGTGGAAATCGGCGGCACCGTCGGGGACATCGAATCCCTGCCGTTCCTCGAAGCCATTCGCCAGCTGGCGGTAGAAGTGGGCCGTGAACACACCATGTTCATGCACCTGACCCTGGTGCCGTATCTGGCCGCTTCCGGTGAAGTGAAAACTAAACCGACCCAGCACTCGGTGAAAGAATTACTCTCTATCGGTATTCAGCCGGATATCCTGATTTGCCGTTCAGATCGCGCCGTACCGGCCAACGAACGCGCCAAGATCGCGCTGTTTTGTAACGTGCCTGAGAAGGCCGTTATCTCGATGAAAGATGTCGATTCCATATATAAAATCCCTGCACTGTTGAAATCACAGGGCCTTGACGATTATATTTGTAAACGATTCAGCATCGACTGCCCGGAAGCGGACCTCTCCGAATGGGAACAGGTTATCTACGAAGAAGCTAACCCGGCAGGCGAAGTGACTATCGGGATGGTCGGTAAGTACATTGAACTGCCGGATGCCTATAAGTCCGTGATTGAAGCGCTGAAACACGCAGGCCTGAAAAACCGCGTGACAGTGAACATCAAGCTGATTGATTCCCAGGACGTGGAAACCCGCGGCGTGGAAATCCTCAAAGGTCTGGATGCTATCCTGATCCCGGGCGGCTTCGGTTACCGCGGTGTTGAAGGCAAGATTGCCACTGCGCGCTATGCCCGTGAAAATAATATTCCGTATCTGGGCATTTGCCTGGGTATGCAGGTCGCGCTGATTGAGTTCGCCCGTAACGTTGTGGGTATGGAAAATGCGAACTCTACGGAATTTGTGCCAGACTGTAAGTACCCGGTTGTGGCCCTGATTACCGAATGGCGTGACGAAGAAGGCAATGTTGAGACCCGTTCTGAGAAGAGCGATCTCGGTGGCACAATGCGTCTGGGTGCGCAGCAGTGCCAGCTGTCTGACGACAGCCTGGTGCGTAAGATGTATAACGCCCCGGTGATTACTGAACGTCACCGCCACCGTTATGAAGTCAACAATATGTTGCTGAAACCGATTGAAGCTGCCGGTTTGCGTGTTGCCGGTCGTTCCGGGGATGATCAGTTGGTCGAGATCATCGAAGTGCCAAACCACCCGTGGTTTGTGGCATGCCAGTTCCACCCGGAATTTACTTCTACACCGCGTGATGGTCACCCGCTGTTTTCCGGCTTTGTGAAGGCCGCCAGCGAATACCAGAAACGCCAGGCGAAGTAA
- a CDS encoding sensor histidine kinase, with protein MLHQMRLRLSGYNIPGSKILFLLVIFIICPFVYGGDHKPVDVSIGVFADRGVDEAKSRWQPTIRWLNKQIPEFRFHLIALELEALQAEVSAQRLQFIIINPSESIRLGRLFPLSWIATLISPLKGGTSEATGSVLWVRSDAPYQRVNELSGKSIGTVNRQAFGGFMAMAHEVLAPEFPVELLSEVKEIGYPHEKVVRALQEKRIEAAILPVCLVESMIENKQLEPASLRALGNRAPAGFQCQVSTRLYPNWGFAMTGNADRQLAKKIVQHLLAMQGNSPEAKAAQSLGWTVPENQVELDRLFKDLGLHPLQRPWWQQVKLWLVQHYYILLIAIILLTVLPVQYMLLSFRFRCNNIKLRQMQDSLQQIQRQSLVDKLGSSLAHELNQPLSAIRLYAEGELSRQKKGNSQTNIEILLTKIRDQVVRIDDLVKRLRKIMRKEPTSKGWFDLSQLLQETCTLVSLYAERFKVDIRIQNIPQTLPFFGDRTGLEQLIVNLLTNAIDASAGAGNHLVFINITQTKMAITLCIQDQGDGLCASQAELMVPFVTSKVNGVGLGLTVCRDVVEAHQGTFCLKNCSNNGVEAIVCFPLIEEDSHAA; from the coding sequence ATGTTACATCAGATGAGGCTACGGCTTTCTGGTTATAATATACCGGGAAGCAAGATACTTTTTTTATTGGTGATATTTATTATATGCCCGTTTGTTTATGGCGGGGATCATAAACCTGTAGATGTTTCAATTGGTGTATTTGCTGATCGTGGTGTTGATGAAGCGAAGTCTCGTTGGCAACCTACTATTCGCTGGTTGAATAAGCAGATACCAGAATTCAGGTTTCATCTTATTGCTCTGGAGCTGGAAGCATTACAGGCCGAAGTTAGCGCTCAGCGGCTACAGTTTATTATTATTAACCCTTCTGAAAGCATTCGCCTGGGTCGGTTGTTCCCGTTGTCATGGATTGCGACATTGATTAGCCCATTAAAGGGGGGGACGTCAGAGGCAACGGGTTCTGTATTATGGGTCCGTAGTGATGCCCCTTATCAGAGAGTAAATGAATTGTCTGGAAAATCCATTGGTACTGTTAATCGCCAGGCGTTTGGTGGCTTTATGGCCATGGCGCATGAGGTATTAGCCCCTGAGTTCCCGGTTGAGTTACTCTCAGAGGTAAAAGAGATCGGATACCCTCATGAAAAAGTAGTAAGAGCTTTACAGGAAAAACGAATAGAAGCAGCGATCTTACCTGTCTGCCTAGTGGAGTCGATGATTGAGAATAAACAACTAGAACCTGCATCATTACGGGCACTAGGTAATAGAGCTCCCGCTGGCTTTCAATGCCAGGTGAGTACCCGACTTTACCCTAACTGGGGTTTTGCCATGACGGGGAATGCGGATCGGCAGTTGGCAAAAAAAATAGTACAACATTTGCTGGCTATGCAGGGAAATAGTCCTGAAGCCAAAGCGGCTCAATCACTGGGCTGGACGGTTCCGGAGAATCAGGTAGAGCTTGATAGATTATTTAAAGACTTAGGGCTTCATCCGCTACAGCGCCCCTGGTGGCAGCAAGTCAAATTATGGCTGGTACAACATTATTATATTTTATTGATAGCTATTATTCTGTTAACTGTATTGCCTGTCCAGTATATGCTGCTGAGTTTCCGATTTCGTTGTAATAATATAAAATTACGGCAGATGCAGGATAGCTTACAGCAAATTCAGCGTCAGTCTCTGGTTGATAAATTGGGCTCTAGTCTGGCTCATGAACTAAATCAACCGTTATCCGCTATCCGTTTATATGCTGAAGGCGAATTATCCCGACAAAAAAAAGGTAATAGTCAAACAAATATAGAGATACTACTAACAAAAATTCGTGATCAAGTTGTACGGATTGATGATTTAGTAAAACGGCTGCGAAAGATAATGAGAAAAGAGCCGACTAGTAAAGGGTGGTTTGATTTATCGCAGTTACTGCAAGAAACCTGTACATTGGTGAGTTTATATGCAGAGCGTTTTAAAGTTGATATCAGGATACAAAATATACCTCAGACATTACCTTTTTTTGGTGACCGAACCGGCCTTGAGCAACTGATAGTAAACTTACTGACTAATGCGATTGATGCATCAGCCGGGGCGGGGAATCACTTGGTATTTATTAATATTACACAAACAAAAATGGCCATCACCCTCTGCATTCAAGACCAGGGGGATGGACTGTGTGCATCACAGGCAGAATTAATGGTTCCTTTTGTTACCAGTAAGGTCAATGGCGTAGGGTTGGGGCTGACTGTCTGTCGGGATGTTGTTGAAGCCCATCAGGGAACATTTTGTCTTAAAAATTGTTCAAATAATGGAGTTGAGGCGATAGTTTGTTTTCCCTTGATAGAGGAAGATTCACATGCAGCGTAG
- a CDS encoding dimethyl sulfoxide reductase anchor subunit family protein produces the protein MHELPLVFFTVLTQMVAGSFILLTILTLTSPALSDGSYQAMNKLLLCLWGILCIAGMASIAHVGQPLRITNALIGITHFSPMSIEIISVGGFGALGALMIATQWKTGKVILPIMLVVCGVALWVLWAIAHVYQLSGVALWNTSWTTINFIFSGFLSGSALIGVLLRYFYINFLSQNKIIYFIWYSLALLMLGLSAGYFLHINDQLSVLGIVLPPWLMVLQIIRVLLIGSALLFFIGSRWEKRIQKVSIFSLVAVIVAELLGRIFFYELLLLAQL, from the coding sequence ATGCATGAGTTACCACTAGTTTTTTTTACCGTATTGACTCAAATGGTTGCCGGTAGCTTCATCCTGCTTACTATATTAACGCTGACTTCTCCTGCTTTGTCCGATGGGTCATACCAGGCAATGAATAAGTTATTGCTTTGCTTGTGGGGGATCCTTTGCATTGCAGGTATGGCGTCGATTGCACATGTCGGACAACCGTTGCGTATCACTAATGCGTTGATTGGTATTACCCATTTTTCTCCCATGAGTATAGAGATAATTAGTGTAGGTGGGTTTGGTGCTCTGGGGGCATTGATGATAGCTACACAGTGGAAAACGGGTAAAGTAATTCTGCCAATAATGCTTGTTGTCTGTGGTGTGGCACTGTGGGTGCTCTGGGCGATTGCTCATGTTTATCAGCTATCTGGTGTTGCGCTTTGGAATACGTCATGGACTACAATCAATTTTATTTTTAGCGGATTTTTAAGTGGATCGGCTCTTATTGGCGTTTTATTAAGATATTTCTATATCAACTTCCTTTCACAGAATAAAATAATTTATTTCATATGGTATTCTCTGGCTTTATTAATGTTAGGCTTAAGTGCTGGTTATTTTCTGCATATCAATGATCAGTTAAGCGTTTTGGGGATTGTCCTTCCCCCGTGGCTTATGGTGTTACAGATTATTCGTGTCTTATTAATCGGTTCGGCGCTATTATTTTTTATAGGCTCCAGATGGGAGAAACGAATCCAAAAAGTAAGTATATTTTCTTTAGTTGCAGTTATTGTGGCTGAGTTATTAGGTAGGATTTTCTTTTATGAGTTGCTGCTATTAGCGCAATTGTAG
- a CDS encoding DMSO/selenate family reductase complex B subunit, with translation MARQYGFYVDSSKCTGCKTCQVACKDKNTLPVGVNFRRVYEYAGGEWTSTGQDTWRQNIFAYYLSISCNHCATPACTKACPTGAMHKRDEDGLVVVDSNVCIGCRYCEMACPYGAPQYHPEKKYMTKCDGCYELISQNKKPICVAACPLRALDFGPIDELREKYGVLADIAPLPSSELTQPSIVINPNSHAKPCADHSGAVINKTEI, from the coding sequence ATGGCACGACAATATGGTTTTTATGTAGACAGTAGCAAATGCACTGGCTGCAAGACTTGCCAGGTCGCGTGTAAAGATAAAAATACATTACCCGTTGGGGTTAATTTTCGTCGTGTATACGAATATGCTGGTGGTGAATGGACTTCCACCGGGCAGGATACCTGGCGGCAAAATATTTTTGCTTATTATCTTTCTATCAGTTGTAACCACTGCGCGACACCGGCTTGTACTAAGGCTTGTCCAACCGGTGCGATGCATAAGCGTGATGAAGATGGTCTGGTGGTCGTGGATAGTAATGTCTGTATTGGTTGTAGATATTGTGAAATGGCATGTCCTTATGGAGCTCCGCAATACCATCCAGAAAAAAAATATATGACTAAATGCGATGGTTGCTATGAGTTGATTAGTCAGAATAAAAAACCCATTTGTGTTGCAGCCTGTCCATTACGGGCATTAGATTTTGGACCTATTGATGAGTTACGTGAGAAATATGGTGTGCTTGCGGATATAGCTCCGTTACCTTCCTCAGAACTGACTCAGCCCTCTATCGTTATTAATCCTAATTCGCATGCAAAACCTTGTGCCGATCATAGTGGTGCGGTTATTAATAAAACGGAAATATAA
- the eno gene encoding phosphopyruvate hydratase: MSKIVKIIGREIIDSRGNPTVEAEVHLEGGFVGMAAAPSGASTGSREALELRDGDKSRFLGKGVTKAVAAVNGPIAQALLGKDAKDQAGIDKIMIDLDGTENKSKFGANAILAVSLANAKAAAASKGQPLFEHIAELNGTPGKYSMPVPMMNIINGGEHADNNVDIQEFMIQPVGAPTLKEAVRMGSEVFHHLAKVLKAKGMNTAVGDEGGYAPNLGSNAEALAVIAEAVKAAGYELGKDITLAMDCAASEFYKDGKYVLAGEGNKAFTSEEFTHFLEDLTKQYPIVSIEDGLDESDWDGFAYQTKVLGDKIQLVGDDLFVTNTKILKEGIEKGIANSILIKFNQIGSLTETLAAIKMAKDAGYTAIISHRSGETEDATIADLAVGTAAGQIKTGSMSRSDRVAKYNQLIRIEEALGARAPFNGRKEIKGQA, translated from the coding sequence ATGTCCAAAATCGTTAAAATCATCGGTCGTGAAATCATCGATTCCCGTGGTAACCCGACTGTTGAAGCCGAAGTACATCTGGAAGGTGGTTTTGTCGGTATGGCTGCTGCCCCGTCAGGTGCTTCTACTGGTTCCCGCGAAGCGCTGGAACTGCGCGATGGCGACAAATCCCGCTTCCTGGGCAAAGGCGTAACCAAAGCCGTTGCCGCAGTAAACGGCCCGATTGCTCAGGCTCTGCTTGGCAAAGACGCCAAAGACCAGGCTGGCATCGACAAAATCATGATCGATCTGGACGGTACTGAAAACAAATCTAAATTCGGTGCTAACGCTATCCTGGCTGTGTCTCTGGCTAACGCCAAAGCCGCTGCTGCTTCCAAAGGTCAGCCGCTGTTTGAACATATCGCTGAACTGAACGGCACCCCGGGTAAATACTCCATGCCAGTACCGATGATGAACATCATCAACGGTGGTGAGCACGCTGATAACAACGTTGATATCCAGGAATTCATGATTCAGCCGGTTGGCGCGCCGACCCTGAAAGAAGCAGTACGCATGGGTTCTGAAGTATTCCATCACCTGGCAAAAGTGCTGAAAGCGAAAGGCATGAACACCGCTGTTGGTGACGAAGGCGGCTACGCGCCGAACCTGGGTTCTAACGCTGAAGCTCTGGCTGTTATTGCTGAAGCGGTTAAAGCAGCAGGCTACGAACTGGGTAAAGACATCACCCTGGCGATGGACTGTGCCGCATCTGAATTCTACAAAGACGGCAAATACGTACTGGCCGGCGAAGGCAACAAAGCCTTCACTTCTGAAGAGTTCACCCACTTCCTGGAAGACCTGACCAAACAGTACCCGATCGTGTCTATCGAAGACGGTCTGGACGAATCTGACTGGGACGGTTTTGCTTACCAGACCAAAGTACTGGGCGACAAAATCCAGCTGGTTGGTGACGACCTGTTCGTAACCAACACCAAGATCCTGAAAGAAGGTATCGAAAAAGGCATCGCGAACTCCATTCTGATCAAATTCAACCAGATCGGTTCTCTGACCGAAACGCTGGCTGCTATCAAAATGGCGAAAGACGCAGGCTACACCGCTATTATCTCTCACCGTTCTGGTGAAACTGAAGATGCAACCATCGCTGACCTGGCGGTAGGTACTGCAGCAGGCCAGATCAAAACCGGTTCTATGAGCCGTTCTGACCGTGTGGCTAAATACAACCAGCTGATTCGTATCGAAGAAGCTCTGGGCGCCCGCGCACCGTTCAACGGTCGTAAAGAGATCAAAGGCCAGGCATAA
- a CDS encoding DMSO/selenate family reductase complex A subunit, translating to MSDKNNSLTVASSIGLSRRRFLQLSSYLGVGAFLATHSLNSIAASVISEHVGEITKWHNCWAHCHSSCLLKIVTENGQIKRIETDDQGDDVFGRHQVRACLRGRSLHKRAFSPDRLKYPMKRIGKRGEGKFKRISWDEALDEVYLQMSKIISKYGNQAIFNRIGFGKPDGPYHFVPRFLNLIGGFLSAEGNYSSHQIDTASKYTYGESKYTFGSAPSEMAHSDLIVYFGNNPANTRMSGANDTYHYQHYKKQSSAKTVIIDPQYTDTACGREDLWLAIRPGSDAALVEAIAWVLITEKFVDEEFLHKYCYGYDGEPGDSEKGIPSLEPSLGYKAYILGDGPDKLEKKPEYAESICGIPSEQIYQLARALGNAKAPFIAQGWGPQRHAAGEQTARAIFMLPILLGKIGLPGTNNGGSDFMFSGSDITPMPIGKNGVQAKVPCFKWLEAVERGHEMTALSDGITGAERLTSDVKCIFMYQGNWLLNQHSDCNATAKILADESKLEFIFVMDNHMTASAKFADILLPDITWLENSRVVRFATHLTLTEHVLDPMYECRHPYQVFSDLAERFGVREAFCEGRSWDEWQQYLYEESRKKHPEFPPFDVLQKKKTIRLPFDPEAPGYVMREFREDPIIHALKTESGKIQIYSHTLAQYAANWQLPDGDKITPLPQYIPTWESYADTETREKYPLQLIGFKSKGRPHSTFHNVPWLREVIQDALMINPLDARARNLHQGQQVHVYNDRGVISVPIRITPRIMPGVVGLGEGAWYSPDSHGVDVGGCINTLTRLKPTALAKANPQGTNLVEVSPAP from the coding sequence ATGTCTGATAAAAATAATTCTTTAACTGTTGCTAGTAGCATAGGGCTATCTCGTCGACGGTTTTTACAGCTTAGTAGTTATTTGGGGGTTGGCGCTTTTTTAGCAACTCATTCATTAAATAGTATTGCAGCATCGGTAATTAGCGAACATGTTGGTGAAATTACAAAATGGCATAATTGCTGGGCTCATTGTCATTCCAGTTGTTTATTAAAAATAGTAACCGAAAATGGTCAGATAAAACGCATAGAAACAGATGATCAAGGAGATGATGTTTTCGGTAGACACCAGGTCAGAGCATGTCTGCGTGGGCGATCTTTACATAAAAGAGCTTTTTCACCAGATCGTCTTAAATATCCCATGAAGCGAATAGGAAAACGTGGAGAAGGTAAATTTAAACGTATCTCATGGGATGAAGCCCTTGATGAAGTTTATCTTCAGATGAGTAAGATTATATCTAAATATGGGAATCAAGCTATTTTTAACCGTATTGGTTTTGGGAAGCCTGATGGACCCTATCATTTTGTTCCACGATTTTTAAATTTAATTGGTGGTTTTCTCTCTGCAGAGGGCAACTATAGTAGTCATCAAATTGATACAGCATCGAAATATACATACGGTGAGTCAAAATATACTTTTGGCAGTGCGCCGTCAGAAATGGCACACTCTGATCTAATTGTTTACTTTGGCAATAATCCTGCCAATACTAGAATGAGTGGTGCAAACGATACTTACCATTATCAGCATTATAAAAAGCAAAGTAGTGCTAAAACAGTCATCATTGATCCACAATATACAGATACAGCATGTGGTCGGGAAGATCTCTGGCTTGCGATACGACCTGGTAGTGATGCGGCATTGGTTGAAGCTATTGCCTGGGTTCTTATTACTGAGAAATTTGTAGATGAAGAGTTTCTACATAAATATTGCTACGGCTATGATGGTGAACCGGGCGATAGCGAAAAAGGTATTCCATCGCTTGAACCATCATTAGGGTATAAAGCCTATATTCTGGGAGATGGGCCTGATAAGCTGGAAAAAAAACCAGAGTATGCTGAATCTATATGTGGTATTCCAAGTGAGCAAATTTATCAACTTGCCAGAGCTCTGGGGAATGCCAAAGCACCATTTATTGCTCAGGGATGGGGGCCGCAACGTCATGCTGCTGGAGAGCAAACCGCCCGGGCTATTTTTATGTTGCCTATTCTTTTGGGTAAAATTGGTTTGCCTGGGACGAATAATGGTGGTTCAGATTTTATGTTCAGTGGTTCAGATATTACCCCGATGCCAATTGGAAAAAATGGTGTGCAGGCTAAAGTTCCATGTTTTAAATGGCTTGAGGCTGTTGAGCGGGGGCATGAAATGACGGCACTGAGTGATGGTATTACCGGTGCTGAGCGGCTGACTAGCGATGTCAAATGTATTTTTATGTACCAGGGTAACTGGCTGTTAAATCAGCACTCTGACTGTAATGCTACTGCAAAAATTTTAGCAGATGAGAGTAAGCTGGAGTTCATTTTTGTTATGGACAATCATATGACGGCCAGTGCTAAATTTGCTGATATTTTATTACCAGATATCACATGGCTGGAGAACTCTCGTGTAGTGAGATTTGCTACCCATTTGACTCTAACTGAACATGTACTGGACCCTATGTATGAATGCCGCCATCCCTATCAGGTTTTTTCTGATTTGGCCGAGCGTTTTGGTGTCCGGGAGGCTTTTTGTGAGGGAAGGTCATGGGATGAATGGCAACAGTACCTTTATGAAGAGAGTCGTAAGAAACATCCAGAATTCCCACCATTTGATGTATTGCAGAAGAAAAAAACCATACGGTTACCTTTCGATCCTGAGGCTCCAGGATATGTCATGCGAGAGTTTCGGGAGGATCCAATAATCCATGCTTTGAAAACTGAATCGGGTAAAATACAGATCTATTCCCATACTCTTGCTCAGTATGCAGCTAACTGGCAATTGCCTGATGGAGATAAAATTACTCCGTTGCCGCAATATATACCAACATGGGAAAGCTATGCTGATACTGAAACACGGGAAAAGTATCCTTTACAACTGATTGGATTTAAATCGAAAGGTCGCCCACATTCGACATTCCATAATGTTCCTTGGTTAAGAGAAGTTATCCAGGATGCCTTAATGATTAATCCTCTGGATGCCCGGGCTCGTAATTTACACCAGGGGCAGCAAGTACATGTTTATAATGACCGCGGTGTAATTAGCGTCCCTATCCGTATTACCCCAAGAATTATGCCTGGAGTTGTAGGGTTGGGAGAGGGGGCATGGTATTCTCCGGATAGCCATGGCGTTGATGTAGGTGGCTGTATAAATACACTAACTCGCTTAAAACCCACTGCGCTTGCGAAAGCAAATCCCCAGGGAACTAATTTAGTTGAAGTGAGCCCCGCTCCCTGA
- a CDS encoding TorD/DmsD family molecular chaperone, with product MSLGEVMLSERKKYPDNEFMDVSLKILYHFFYFEPSQVLLQKLVESQLLEYWRRYLVIELNTSDEWLSEPACLACLQADHLALFVGLGMPESMPWGSVYLHEDNLLLQESTYLLESFLRRHGLIFQLKERQPVDHIGLCLSALVHLLRRYRITADPGDQRAIVEFLSIHLLPWGGRFCSLLIAHAKTPFYQDLGKVTRQLLLNLQREYQVSVEQKKLYWPPISGRP from the coding sequence ATGTCATTAGGTGAAGTAATGTTGTCAGAGAGAAAAAAATATCCAGATAATGAGTTTATGGATGTGTCTCTAAAGATACTTTATCATTTTTTTTATTTTGAGCCGAGCCAAGTATTACTCCAGAAACTGGTTGAAAGTCAGTTACTGGAGTATTGGCGGCGCTATTTAGTGATTGAACTAAATACTTCTGATGAATGGCTCAGTGAACCTGCCTGTCTGGCATGTTTGCAGGCTGATCACTTGGCATTATTTGTTGGTCTTGGGATGCCTGAATCAATGCCATGGGGGTCAGTGTATCTTCATGAGGATAATTTGTTACTGCAGGAATCAACATATTTGCTGGAGTCATTTTTACGTCGGCACGGATTAATTTTCCAGTTAAAGGAGCGTCAGCCGGTTGACCATATAGGACTATGTTTATCGGCGCTGGTCCATTTACTACGTCGCTACAGAATCACTGCTGACCCGGGTGACCAACGAGCGATAGTTGAATTTCTGAGTATTCATTTATTACCATGGGGAGGACGGTTCTGTTCTCTGCTGATAGCGCATGCAAAAACGCCCTTCTACCAAGATTTGGGGAAGGTAACCCGGCAGTTATTGCTTAATCTGCAGCGGGAGTACCAGGTTAGTGTGGAGCAGAAGAAGCTTTACTGGCCACCCATATCAGGACGACCATAA